The following is a genomic window from Bordetella petrii.
CACACCCCGCTGATTTCGCGCATACGCCCCGGTACCGTCAAGATCGTCCGTGCCGATGGAGGCGAGGAAAACATCTTCGTCGCCGGGGGCATTCTGGAAGTGCAGCCGGGCATGGTCACGGTGCTGGCCGACACGGCCATCCGTGCCGCCGACCTGGACGAAGCCCGTGCCGTGGCAGCGCGCGAAAAGGCCGAAGAGGCCCTGCGCAATGCCAAGGACAAGGCCGACATCGCGGTCGTCGAAGCCGAGCTGGCCATGCTGGCCGCGCAGGCCGTGGCGGCTCGCAAGCTGCGCCAGACGCGCAACACGCATTAAGGCAACACCGGCCAGCCGCGTACCGCGCGGCGAGGCCCTGGCAAAGAAGGCGGCCCTGGGGCCGCCTTTTTTGTTGCCTGCACGCCCGCGCCTGCGGAGAGCGCTGGCCGGACCGGGTTGCGGCGGGGCCGCCAGCGGCAGTGCGGGGTGGCCGCCGCCAAGCGTCGCGTATTTTTGCGAGCGCCTAAAGGGCACTATGTCAATCGTTTCAAACGGGCTTTACGTATAACCCGCAATGTGGCAACTGCGAATATCGCCGTGCTGCCTCGACGCGTACGCTTGCATTTCTTGCGTATGTTTCAAGGAGCCTGTCTTGCGTGAAACACTCGATTGCGCCGTATTAATGACGCCTGGCCATGAGGCCTGGGTGCAAGACTGGGCCGGTCGTCAAAATGACCAGCAAGGTCGATTGCGGTTGTATCCCCAGGCATTGT
Proteins encoded in this region:
- a CDS encoding F0F1 ATP synthase subunit epsilon, whose amino-acid sequence is MATLQVDVVSAEEAIFAGEAKFVTLPGEAGELGILPGHTPLISRIRPGTVKIVRADGGEENIFVAGGILEVQPGMVTVLADTAIRAADLDEARAVAAREKAEEALRNAKDKADIAVVEAELAMLAAQAVAARKLRQTRNTH